A genomic segment from Ciconia boyciana chromosome 5, ASM3463844v1, whole genome shotgun sequence encodes:
- the QRFPR gene encoding pyroglutamylated RF-amide peptide receptor isoform X2, whose translation MRSLNITPEQFAKLLRDNNVTREQFIALYGLQPLVYIPELPGRTKVAFVLICVLIFALALFGNCLVLYVVTRSKAMRTVTNIFICSLALSDLLIAFFCIPFTMLQNISSNWLGGAFACKMVPFVQSTAIVTEILTMTCIAVERHQGIVHPLKMKWQYTNKRAFTMLGIVWLLAVIVGSPMWHVQRLEVKYDFLYEKAYVCCLEEWASPIYQKIYTTFILVILFLLPLMLMLFLYTKIGYELWIKKRVGDASVLQTIHGSEMSKISSLLGPFPCDSHDDRIQ comes from the exons ATGCGGTCCCTGAACATCACCCCGGAGCAGTTCGCGAAGCTCCTGCGGGACAACAACGTGACGCGGGAGCAGTTCATCGCCCTCTACGGGCTGCAGCCGCTGGTGTACATCCCGGAGCTGCCGGGGCGCACCAAGGTGGCCTTCGTCCTCATCTGCGTGCTCATCTTCGCCCTGGCGCTCTTCGGCAACTGCCTGGTGCTCTACGTGGTGACCCGCAGCAAAGCCATGAGGACCGTCACCAACATCTTCATCTGCTCCCTGGCGCTCAGCGACCTCCTCATCGCGTTCTTCTGCATCCCCTTCACCATGCTACAGAATATCTCCTCCAACTGGCTCGGCG GTGCCTTCGCTTGCAAGATGGTACCATTTGTTCAATCCACTGCTATTGTAACTGAGATTCTTACAATGACCTGCATTGCTGTGGAAAGACACCAGGGAATTGTGCATCCactaaaaatgaaatggcagTACACCAATAAAAGAGCTTTCACGATGCTTG GCATAGTCTGGTTGCTGGCAGTTATTGTTGGGTCACCTATGTGGCATGTGCAACGGCTTGAG GTTAAATATGACTTTCTATATGAAAAAGCATATGTTTGTTGCTTGGAAGAATGGGCCAGTCCGATTTATCAGAAGATATATACGACCTTTATTCTTGTTATactcttccttcttccactgATGTTGATGCTTTTTTTGTACACTAAAATTGGCTATGAACTCTGGATTAAGAAACGAGTGGGAGATGCTTCAGTTCTTCAAACCATTCATGGGAGTGAAATGTCTAAAATATCAAG tcTGTTGGGCCCCTTTCCATGTGATTCACATGATGATAGAATACA gtaA
- the QRFPR gene encoding pyroglutamylated RF-amide peptide receptor isoform X1, translating to MRSLNITPEQFAKLLRDNNVTREQFIALYGLQPLVYIPELPGRTKVAFVLICVLIFALALFGNCLVLYVVTRSKAMRTVTNIFICSLALSDLLIAFFCIPFTMLQNISSNWLGGAFACKMVPFVQSTAIVTEILTMTCIAVERHQGIVHPLKMKWQYTNKRAFTMLGIVWLLAVIVGSPMWHVQRLEVKYDFLYEKAYVCCLEEWASPIYQKIYTTFILVILFLLPLMLMLFLYTKIGYELWIKKRVGDASVLQTIHGSEMSKISRKKKRAIVMMVTVVFLFAVCWAPFHVIHMMIEYSNFEKEYDDVTVKMIFAIVQITGFFNSICNPIVYAFMNENFKKNFLSAICFCIVKENASPTRQLGNSGISMRQQKASVSQRDPIDSEEARREAFSDGNIEVKFCDQPASKRNLKRHLALFSSELTVHSALGNGQ from the exons ATGCGGTCCCTGAACATCACCCCGGAGCAGTTCGCGAAGCTCCTGCGGGACAACAACGTGACGCGGGAGCAGTTCATCGCCCTCTACGGGCTGCAGCCGCTGGTGTACATCCCGGAGCTGCCGGGGCGCACCAAGGTGGCCTTCGTCCTCATCTGCGTGCTCATCTTCGCCCTGGCGCTCTTCGGCAACTGCCTGGTGCTCTACGTGGTGACCCGCAGCAAAGCCATGAGGACCGTCACCAACATCTTCATCTGCTCCCTGGCGCTCAGCGACCTCCTCATCGCGTTCTTCTGCATCCCCTTCACCATGCTACAGAATATCTCCTCCAACTGGCTCGGCG GTGCCTTCGCTTGCAAGATGGTACCATTTGTTCAATCCACTGCTATTGTAACTGAGATTCTTACAATGACCTGCATTGCTGTGGAAAGACACCAGGGAATTGTGCATCCactaaaaatgaaatggcagTACACCAATAAAAGAGCTTTCACGATGCTTG GCATAGTCTGGTTGCTGGCAGTTATTGTTGGGTCACCTATGTGGCATGTGCAACGGCTTGAG GTTAAATATGACTTTCTATATGAAAAAGCATATGTTTGTTGCTTGGAAGAATGGGCCAGTCCGATTTATCAGAAGATATATACGACCTTTATTCTTGTTATactcttccttcttccactgATGTTGATGCTTTTTTTGTACACTAAAATTGGCTATGAACTCTGGATTAAGAAACGAGTGGGAGATGCTTCAGTTCTTCAAACCATTCATGGGAGTGAAATGTCTAAAATATCAAG GAAGAAGAAGCGAGCAATTGTTATGATGGTGACAGTGgtgtttctctttgcagtcTGTTGGGCCCCTTTCCATGTGATTCACATGATGATAGAATACA gtaATTTTGAAAAGGAGTATGATGATGTGACAGTGAAAATGATCTTTGCAATTGTCCAGATTACAGGATTCTTCAATTCTATTTGCAACCCTATTGTGTATGCTTTCATGAATgaaaacttcaagaaaaattTTTTGTCTGCCATCTGCTTCTGCATTGtcaaagaaaatgcatcacCAACCAGGCAACTTGGGAACTCGGGCATTAGTATGAGGCAGCAAAAGGCAAGTGTTTCTCAAAGAGATCCCATTGACTCAGAAGAAGCCAGGAGGGAGGCATTCAGCGATGGCAACATTGAAGTAAAGTTCTGCGACCAGCCAGCttcaaaaaggaatttgaaaagGCACCTAGCCTTATTCAGCTCTGAGCTTACTGTGCATTCTGCATTAGGAAATGGCCAGTAG